CCGGACTCGGAGCCGCCAGATGGCTGCTGCAGGAAACGGTGAACAGTGAGGCAATGGCCGGTAATAGGCAGGCAAGTAATTTCATGGTGCTGGAAAAACAGCACATAAGACCGGCGGGGTCAATGATTAAATGCTAAATAAGCAGCATATGGCTGTTGGCAGGGAGAGGGCGCCGAGTTAAGCGTTACCGGGCGAGCATCCATTGCCACGCCGTCATCAGTTGGGTGCCGGCTGGGATTTCAGGATAGGGCAGGCTGGTTTCAAGAATGAGCAGCAGCAGGGAAGCTTGCGGGTGATCGACCGCCGCATCCTGAAGTGCCCGGACTTCACGGGCGCGGGTGGCGGCGTCATCAATCGATTGACAAACTTGAATCAGGGCCTCCGATCCGTCGGGGATGCGGGCGAGGAAATCCACTTCGTATCCACGGGTTGTTTTCACATAACTGACCTCTGCGCCACGACGCTGAAGTTCGATAAACACGGCGGTTTCCAGGGCATGCCCCGTGTTGGCTTTTCCGCTCCGATCATACACCGGGATCAATGCCGTGTCGGCGGGGTAGATTTTGCGGGGGTTGACCTGTCGGCGTTTTTCGGAGTCGGTGGCGACAGGCACCGATTTCAGGAGAAAGGCGTCTTCAAGATGGTCGAGAAATTCATACAGGGTTTCGCGCCCCACCGGGATGCCTTGGGATTTCAGGTCGGCGGCAAATTTTGTGACTGAAAAGAGAGACGCCGGCGCACTCAGTAAACGGCGCAGCATCCAGCGCAAGGCGGTGGGATTGGATATTCCATGGCGCTCAACCACATCCCGTAGCAATAGGATATCGACGTATCCCGACAGCAGCTGCCGCGCATGCGCAGCTATCAGACCCTGCGCCTCTGGAACCCCTCCGTCATTGAGATACGCCGCGAACTTTCGATCAAGCTGCAGGTTCAT
The sequence above is drawn from the Akkermansiaceae bacterium genome and encodes:
- a CDS encoding ATP-binding protein; amino-acid sequence: MNLQLDRKFAAYLNDGGVPEAQGLIAAHARQLLSGYVDILLLRDVVERHGISNPTALRWMLRRLLSAPASLFSVTKFAADLKSQGIPVGRETLYEFLDHLEDAFLLKSVPVATDSEKRRQVNPRKIYPADTALIPVYDRSGKANTGHALETAVFIELQRRGAEVSYVKTTRGYEVDFLARIPDGSEALIQVCQSIDDAATRAREVRALQDAAVDHPQASLLLLILETSLPYPEIPAGTQLMTAWQWMLAR